In Micromonospora purpureochromogenes, a single window of DNA contains:
- a CDS encoding Lrp/AsnC family transcriptional regulator, which yields MTNRQQENGNGGRRVTVREGASHVLLDDVAKQIIEQLQEDGRRPYATIGKAVGLSEAAVRQRVQRLLDAGVMQIVAVTDPLQLGFPRQAMIGLRTDGDLEAVADRLAEFEEIDYVVITAGSFDLLAEVVCRNDAHLLEILQKLRAVPGVLATEAFVYLKLRKQTYTWGTA from the coding sequence ATGACGAACCGGCAGCAGGAGAACGGCAACGGCGGGCGGCGGGTGACCGTCCGTGAGGGCGCCAGCCACGTTCTGCTCGACGACGTGGCGAAGCAGATCATCGAGCAGCTCCAGGAGGACGGCCGCCGGCCGTACGCGACCATCGGCAAGGCGGTCGGGCTCTCCGAGGCGGCGGTGCGGCAGCGGGTGCAGCGGCTGCTCGACGCCGGGGTGATGCAGATCGTCGCCGTCACCGACCCGCTCCAGCTCGGCTTCCCCCGCCAGGCCATGATCGGCCTGCGGACCGACGGCGACCTGGAGGCGGTGGCCGACCGGCTCGCCGAGTTCGAGGAGATCGACTACGTGGTGATCACCGCCGGCTCGTTCGACCTGCTCGCCGAGGTGGTCTGCCGCAACGACGCCCACCTGCTGGAGATCCTGCAGAAGCTGCGCGCCGTCCCCGGGGTGCTGGCGACCGAGGCGTTCGTCTACCTCAAGCTGCGCAAGCAGACCTACACCTGGGGTACGGCCTGA
- a CDS encoding aspartate aminotransferase family protein, with the protein MANATDHLWMHFTRMASYSAGEVPTIVRGEGAYVWDSQGRRYLDGLAGLFVVNAGHGRTELAEAAAKQAGELAYFPLWSYAHPKAIELAEKIASLTPGDLNRVFFTTGGSEAVEAAWKLARAYFKRTGQPNKHKVVSRYIAYHGTSMGALSITGLPGIKSDFEPLVPGGIKVPNTNFYRAPEHGDSPEAFGRWAAEEIRRAIEREGPDTVAAVFLEPVQNSGGCFPPPPGYFARVREICDEYDVLLVSDEVICSWGRLGEYFGAVRYGYQPDIITTAKGITSGYAPLGAMIASERLMEPFLTETGMFAHGVTFGGHPVSCAVALANLEVFAREDLVGHVRANEGAFRSTLEKLNDLPIVGDVRGDGYFYGIELVKDKATRETFDDAESERLLRGYLSTALFQAGLYCRADDRGDPVVQLAPPLIADQQQFDEIEQILRAVLTEAWNRL; encoded by the coding sequence ATGGCCAACGCCACCGACCACCTCTGGATGCACTTCACCCGGATGGCCAGCTACTCCGCCGGCGAGGTGCCCACCATCGTCCGCGGCGAGGGCGCGTACGTCTGGGACTCCCAGGGCCGCCGGTACCTGGACGGACTCGCCGGGCTCTTCGTCGTCAACGCCGGTCACGGGCGTACCGAGCTGGCCGAGGCGGCCGCCAAGCAGGCCGGCGAGCTGGCCTACTTTCCGCTCTGGTCGTACGCCCACCCGAAGGCGATCGAGCTGGCGGAGAAGATCGCCTCGCTCACCCCGGGCGACCTGAACCGGGTCTTCTTCACCACCGGCGGCTCCGAGGCCGTCGAGGCGGCGTGGAAGCTGGCCCGGGCGTACTTCAAGCGCACCGGCCAGCCGAACAAGCACAAGGTGGTCAGCCGGTACATCGCCTACCACGGCACCTCGATGGGCGCGCTGTCGATCACCGGCCTGCCCGGCATCAAGAGCGACTTCGAGCCGCTGGTGCCCGGCGGCATCAAGGTGCCCAACACCAACTTCTACCGCGCCCCCGAGCACGGCGACTCGCCCGAGGCGTTCGGCCGCTGGGCCGCCGAGGAGATCCGCCGCGCCATCGAACGCGAGGGGCCGGACACCGTCGCCGCGGTCTTCCTGGAGCCGGTGCAGAACTCCGGCGGCTGCTTCCCGCCGCCGCCCGGCTACTTCGCGCGGGTCCGGGAGATCTGCGACGAGTACGACGTGCTGCTCGTCTCCGACGAGGTGATCTGCTCCTGGGGCCGGCTCGGCGAGTACTTCGGCGCCGTCCGCTACGGCTACCAGCCCGACATCATCACCACCGCCAAGGGCATCACCTCCGGGTACGCCCCGCTCGGCGCGATGATCGCCAGCGAGCGGCTGATGGAGCCGTTCCTCACCGAGACCGGCATGTTCGCTCACGGGGTGACCTTCGGCGGCCACCCGGTCTCCTGCGCGGTGGCCCTGGCCAACCTGGAGGTCTTCGCCCGCGAGGACCTCGTCGGGCACGTCCGGGCCAACGAGGGCGCCTTCCGGTCCACCCTGGAGAAGCTCAACGACCTGCCCATCGTCGGCGACGTCCGGGGCGACGGCTACTTCTACGGCATCGAGCTGGTCAAGGACAAGGCGACCCGGGAGACCTTCGACGACGCCGAGTCCGAGCGGCTGCTGCGCGGCTACCTCTCCACCGCGCTCTTCCAGGCCGGGCTCTACTGCCGCGCCGACGACCGGGGCGACCCCGTGGTGCAGCTCGCCCCGCCGCTGATCGCCGATCAGCAGCAGTTCGACGAGATCGAGCAGATCCTGCGCGCCGTGTTGACCGAGGCATGGAACCGCCTCTGA
- a CDS encoding pyridoxamine 5'-phosphate oxidase family protein, which yields MEPPLSGGPARDGAGSRDTGSRPRTVVAAPADTGTPASSAAVGGTDRTRVRRLPELAVHDRAVLHAVLDAGRFGHLAIADGHQPYALPVAYARDGERVLLHGSTGSRLFRHLAAGAPACLTVTLLDGLVLARSAFASSMNYRCAIVLGELSVVDGDDRLAALARISEHLLPGRWAAIRPPSAKELAATLVLALPLDECSVKVSAGPPDDPADDLDRPVWAGVVPVQETLGTPQPDRRLRHDLTPPEW from the coding sequence ATGGAACCGCCTCTGAGCGGCGGGCCCGCGCGGGACGGGGCCGGTTCCCGGGACACCGGGAGCCGGCCCCGCACCGTCGTAGCGGCCCCCGCCGACACCGGAACGCCCGCGAGCAGCGCGGCCGTCGGTGGCACCGACCGCACCCGGGTACGCCGGCTGCCCGAGCTCGCCGTCCACGACCGGGCCGTCCTGCACGCCGTCCTCGACGCCGGCCGGTTCGGTCACCTGGCCATCGCCGACGGGCATCAGCCGTACGCCCTGCCGGTGGCCTACGCCCGCGACGGCGAGCGGGTGCTGCTGCACGGCTCGACCGGTAGCCGACTGTTCCGGCACCTCGCGGCGGGCGCGCCGGCCTGCCTGACGGTGACCCTGCTCGACGGTCTCGTCCTGGCCCGCAGCGCCTTCGCCTCCTCGATGAACTACCGGTGCGCCATCGTCCTCGGCGAGCTGAGCGTGGTCGACGGCGACGACCGGCTGGCCGCCCTGGCACGAATCTCGGAGCACCTGCTGCCCGGCCGCTGGGCGGCGATCCGGCCGCCGTCGGCGAAGGAGCTGGCCGCCACGCTGGTGCTCGCCCTGCCGCTGGACGAGTGCTCGGTGAAGGTCAGCGCCGGCCCGCCGGACGACCCCGCCGACGACCTCGACCGGCCGGTCTGGGCCGGGGTGGTGCCGGTGCAGGAAACGCTCGGCACCCCGCAGCCCGACCGCCGGCTGCGCCACGACCTGACCCCACCGGAGTGGTGA
- a CDS encoding NAD(P)/FAD-dependent oxidoreductase, which yields MRYQELSHWLATVDEPLDPRPSLPGDADADVVIVGAGYTGLWTAYHLATADPSLRITVLEAEIAGYGASGRNGGWCSALFPTSLPALARRHGRDRALAMQRAMQETVREVGRVVAAEGIDCDWHQGGTVVLARSPAQLGRARAEVATAREHGLDPDDLVLLDAAEASARCAAEGVLGATYTPHCAVVHPAKLVRGLARAVERHGVRLHERTPVTAIRAGAAVTPYGTVRAPVVVRATEGYTPGLPGQRRAIAPVYSLMVATEPLPAQTWDRIGLAERETFSDHRHVIIYGQRTADGRLAFGGRGAPYHFGSRVSPAYDREPAVFRALRRVLGELFPVLGPEVPVSHTWGGPLGVARDWSASVGLDRATGLGWAGGYVGDGVGTSNLAGRTLADLIRGVDSDLTTLPWVNHRSPRWEPEPLRWLAVNAGLKVMFSADAAEARKGRPSRRAAAFSRLLGH from the coding sequence ATGCGCTACCAGGAGCTGTCCCACTGGCTGGCCACGGTGGACGAGCCGCTGGACCCGCGCCCGTCGCTGCCCGGCGACGCCGACGCCGACGTGGTGATCGTCGGGGCCGGCTACACCGGGCTCTGGACGGCGTACCACCTCGCGACCGCCGACCCGTCGCTGCGGATCACCGTGCTGGAGGCCGAGATCGCCGGGTACGGCGCCTCGGGGCGCAACGGCGGCTGGTGCTCCGCACTCTTCCCCACCTCGCTGCCCGCGCTGGCCCGCCGGCACGGCCGGGACCGGGCGCTGGCCATGCAGCGGGCCATGCAGGAGACCGTGCGCGAGGTCGGCCGGGTGGTCGCCGCCGAGGGCATCGACTGCGACTGGCACCAGGGCGGGACGGTAGTGCTGGCCCGGTCGCCGGCCCAGCTCGGCCGGGCCCGCGCCGAGGTGGCCACGGCCCGCGAGCACGGTCTCGATCCCGACGACCTGGTGCTGCTCGACGCCGCCGAGGCGTCCGCCCGGTGCGCGGCCGAGGGGGTGCTCGGCGCGACGTACACCCCGCACTGCGCGGTGGTGCACCCGGCGAAGCTGGTCCGTGGGCTGGCCCGGGCGGTCGAGCGCCACGGGGTACGCCTGCACGAACGCACCCCGGTCACCGCGATCCGGGCCGGCGCGGCGGTCACCCCGTACGGCACGGTCCGGGCGCCGGTGGTGGTCCGGGCCACCGAGGGGTACACGCCGGGGCTGCCCGGGCAGCGCCGCGCCATCGCCCCGGTCTACTCGCTGATGGTGGCCACCGAGCCGCTGCCCGCGCAGACCTGGGACCGGATCGGGCTGGCCGAGCGGGAGACGTTCTCCGACCACCGGCACGTCATCATCTACGGCCAACGGACCGCCGACGGCCGGTTGGCCTTCGGTGGGCGGGGCGCGCCCTACCACTTCGGCTCCCGGGTCTCCCCCGCGTACGACCGGGAGCCGGCGGTCTTCCGCGCGCTCCGCCGGGTGCTGGGCGAACTCTTCCCCGTGCTCGGCCCCGAGGTGCCGGTCAGCCACACCTGGGGCGGCCCGCTCGGGGTGGCCCGGGACTGGTCCGCCTCCGTCGGGCTGGACCGCGCGACGGGTCTCGGCTGGGCGGGCGGCTACGTGGGCGACGGGGTGGGCACCAGCAACCTGGCCGGCCGTACCCTCGCCGACCTGATCCGCGGCGTGGACAGCGACCTGACGACGCTCCCCTGGGTCAACCACCGCTCCCCGAGATGGGAGCCGGAACCCCTGCGCTGGCTGGCGGTCAACGCCGGCCTGAAGGTGATGTTCTCGGCCGACGCTGCCGAGGCCCGCAAGGGCCGCCCCTCCCGCCGCGCCGCCGCCTTCTCCCGCCTCCTCGGCCACTAA
- a CDS encoding DUF3499 domain-containing protein, with translation MRSPRRCSRNGCPRQAVATLTYVYNESTAVVGPLAAFAEPHTYDLCEPHARSLTAPRGWDVVRHEGEFEPPPPTTDDLVALAEAVREAARPVTPRPPEDDHQTAHPSPHTGRRGHLRVIPPNH, from the coding sequence GTGAGGTCACCACGGCGCTGCTCCCGTAACGGCTGCCCCCGGCAAGCGGTCGCCACATTGACCTATGTCTACAACGAGTCGACCGCGGTGGTGGGCCCGTTGGCGGCCTTCGCCGAGCCGCACACGTACGACCTCTGCGAGCCGCACGCCCGGAGCCTGACCGCTCCCCGCGGCTGGGACGTGGTCCGGCACGAGGGCGAGTTCGAGCCGCCGCCGCCCACCACCGACGACCTGGTGGCCCTGGCCGAGGCCGTCCGCGAGGCCGCCCGCCCCGTGACCCCCCGTCCCCCCGAGGACGACCACCAGACCGCCCACCCCTCCCCCCACACCGGCCGCCGAGGCCACCTCCGCGTAATCCCCCCCAACCACTAA
- a CDS encoding metallopeptidase family protein: MTSPEHRRPGSGRRTHRDRHGRGLRGRLVPATVPLARTKAEVFDDLVLDTVETLERRFAKELAGVEFAVEDVPPDLNVYDSDVLEDGEVPLARLLPGRPGRQEVPPRIVLYRRPLEFRAMDREDLADLVHDVIIEQVANLLGVDPDELA, encoded by the coding sequence ATGACGAGCCCGGAACACCGCCGCCCCGGCTCCGGCCGGCGCACCCACCGCGACCGCCACGGTCGTGGCCTGCGGGGGCGGCTGGTACCGGCGACCGTCCCGCTGGCCCGCACCAAGGCCGAGGTCTTCGACGACCTGGTGCTGGACACCGTCGAGACGCTGGAGCGCCGCTTCGCCAAGGAGCTGGCCGGCGTCGAGTTCGCCGTCGAGGACGTCCCGCCGGACCTGAACGTCTACGACTCGGACGTGCTCGAGGACGGCGAGGTGCCGCTGGCCCGCCTGCTGCCGGGGCGCCCGGGCCGGCAGGAGGTGCCGCCCCGCATCGTGCTCTACCGCCGACCGCTGGAGTTCCGCGCGATGGACCGCGAGGACCTGGCCGACCTGGTGCACGACGTGATCATCGAGCAGGTGGCGAACCTGCTCGGGGTCGACCCGGACGAACTGGCCTGA
- a CDS encoding WhiB family transcriptional regulator: MDGQLEVADLLGNAPEWQERALCSQTDPEAFFPEKGGSTREAKRICSRCEVKTECLEYALGHDERFGIWGGLSERERRKLKRRAA; the protein is encoded by the coding sequence ATGGACGGCCAGCTTGAGGTGGCCGACCTGCTCGGAAACGCGCCGGAGTGGCAGGAGCGGGCGCTCTGCTCGCAGACCGATCCGGAAGCGTTCTTTCCCGAGAAGGGCGGCTCGACCCGCGAGGCGAAGCGGATCTGCTCGCGGTGCGAGGTCAAGACGGAATGCCTCGAATACGCTCTCGGTCACGACGAGCGGTTCGGGATCTGGGGCGGGCTCTCCGAACGGGAGCGGCGCAAGCTCAAGCGGCGGGCCGCCTGA
- a CDS encoding eL34 family ribosomal protein yields MHGHDHRYGSTGSGTVLLDLGADTGALIVHTGRRLHGREIEISRADQPGGPRTHSAVRERIVRDGVFHSAVYPDLPAGRYTVWWDERTPAGAVSVTGGVVAEFVWPSSAPPGVS; encoded by the coding sequence ATGCACGGGCACGACCACCGGTACGGGTCGACGGGAAGCGGCACCGTCCTGCTCGACCTGGGCGCGGACACCGGTGCGCTGATCGTCCACACCGGCCGCCGGCTGCACGGGCGGGAGATCGAGATCAGCCGGGCGGACCAGCCCGGCGGGCCGCGTACCCATTCGGCCGTGCGGGAACGGATCGTCCGGGACGGGGTGTTCCACAGTGCCGTGTACCCGGACCTGCCGGCCGGTCGCTATACCGTCTGGTGGGACGAGCGGACACCCGCCGGCGCGGTCTCCGTCACCGGCGGCGTGGTCGCCGAGTTCGTCTGGCCGAGCAGCGCTCCGCCGGGGGTGAGCTGA
- a CDS encoding DUF4331 domain-containing protein, with product MSSHREAPEISKDPVADSSDLYAFVSPDRPDSVTLIANYVPLQLPSGGPNFFEFGDDVRYEIHIDNDGDGRPDVTYRFEFSTEITNPNSFLYNTGPIESLDSENWNRRQFYKLTRVADGREHVLAHKLPCPPCNVGPLSTPNYAQLARQATYSLSTGERVFAGQRADGFFVDLGAIFDLGTLRPFQQLHVAGKKLFKTEGEPVNAVDRMNVHSIAVQVPLSKVRRKANRYAPADRASVIGVWTSASRQQVRVLGDRVAADTATGPWTQVSRLGNPLFNEVIVPMSKKDLWNTLPPSEDKRFARFVEQPELAALLPALYPDVFPKLDALNKTKKPRADLAAILLTGIPAGLIDGFTNNTGDVQADMLRLNTAIKPTAKPDRFGVLGGDLAGFPNGRRVGDDVVSIALRAIAGVTVPLVDKAFTPDAAAGAVTPGLSAADVTAPFLAGFPFLGTPYDGFNNPPVAKS from the coding sequence ATGTCATCCCACCGCGAAGCACCGGAGATAAGCAAGGACCCGGTCGCCGACAGCTCCGACCTGTACGCGTTCGTCAGCCCCGACCGGCCCGACTCGGTGACGCTGATCGCCAACTACGTGCCGTTGCAGCTCCCCTCCGGCGGACCGAACTTCTTCGAGTTCGGCGACGACGTGCGGTACGAGATTCACATCGACAACGACGGTGACGGCCGTCCCGACGTGACCTACCGGTTCGAATTCAGCACCGAGATCACGAATCCGAACAGCTTTCTTTACAACACCGGCCCGATCGAGTCGTTGGACAGCGAGAACTGGAATCGGCGCCAGTTCTACAAGCTGACCCGGGTGGCCGACGGCCGGGAGCACGTGCTGGCGCACAAGTTGCCCTGCCCGCCGTGCAACGTCGGCCCGCTCTCCACCCCGAACTACGCCCAGCTGGCCCGCCAGGCGACGTACAGCCTCTCCACCGGGGAGCGGGTCTTCGCCGGGCAGCGCGCGGACGGCTTCTTCGTCGACCTCGGCGCCATCTTCGACCTGGGTACGCTGCGGCCGTTCCAGCAGTTGCACGTCGCCGGCAAGAAGCTCTTCAAGACCGAGGGCGAGCCGGTCAACGCCGTGGACCGGATGAACGTGCACAGCATCGCGGTGCAGGTGCCGCTGAGCAAGGTGCGCCGCAAGGCCAACCGGTACGCCCCCGCCGACCGCGCCTCGGTGATCGGCGTGTGGACGTCGGCCTCGCGGCAGCAGGTGCGCGTGCTCGGCGACCGGGTCGCCGCGGATACCGCCACCGGCCCGTGGACCCAGGTGTCCCGGCTGGGCAACCCGTTGTTCAACGAGGTCATCGTGCCGATGTCCAAGAAGGACCTGTGGAACACCCTGCCGCCGTCGGAGGACAAGCGGTTCGCCCGCTTCGTCGAGCAGCCGGAGCTGGCCGCCCTGCTGCCGGCCCTCTATCCGGACGTCTTCCCCAAGCTCGACGCGCTGAACAAGACCAAGAAGCCCCGAGCGGACCTGGCGGCGATCCTGCTCACCGGCATCCCGGCCGGGCTGATCGACGGCTTCACCAACAACACCGGCGACGTGCAGGCCGACATGCTGCGGCTGAACACCGCCATCAAGCCGACCGCCAAGCCGGACCGGTTCGGCGTGCTCGGCGGCGACCTGGCCGGCTTCCCCAACGGCCGGCGGGTCGGCGACGACGTGGTGAGCATCGCGCTGCGGGCCATCGCCGGGGTCACCGTGCCGCTGGTGGACAAGGCCTTCACCCCCGACGCGGCGGCCGGCGCGGTCACCCCGGGGCTGAGCGCCGCCGACGTGACCGCGCCCTTCCTGGCCGGCTTCCCCTTCCTGGGTACGCCGTACGACGGGTTCAACAACCCGCCGGTGGCGAAGTCCTGA
- a CDS encoding bifunctional FO biosynthesis protein CofGH — protein sequence MADRTDPAPTEASVQRALRRAATGRALDVAEATALLAARGTELDELLRVAGEIRDAGLRDAGRPGVVTYSKKVFIPLTRLCRDRCHYCTFATVPHRLPAAFLEQDEVLAIARQGAALGCKEALFTLGDRPEERWPAAREWLDERGYDSTLDYLRACAVAVLEETGLLPHLNPGVLSWSELQRLKPVAPSMGMMLETTATRLWSEPGGPHFGSPDKEPAVRLRVLDDAGRVGVPFTTGILIGIGETPAERVDAIFAIRRSMREYGHLQEVIVQNFRAKPDTAMRGMPDAELHDLAATVAVARLLLGPRARIQAPPNLIEGEYDLLLRAGIDDWGGVSPLTPDHVNPERPWPQLDELARHTEKSGFTLRERLTVYPEYVRAGDPWLDHRLLPHVGALADPETGLAVESARPVGRPWQEPDETYGGRTDLHVTIDSTGRTGDRRGDFDSVYGDWSAVAGKVTAGAAAGGDADVRAGLRLAADDPAALLEPRHADAALALFGADGPALDELCRLADDVRRDAVGDDVTYVVNRNINFSNVCYVGCRFCAFAQRERDADAFRLSVEQVADRAEEAWAAGATEVCLQGGIDPKMPVTGYADLVRAIKARVPGMHVHAFSPMEIVTAAAKAGVPVREWLTRLREAGLDTIPGTAAEILDDDVRWVLTKGKLPAAAWVDVVSTAHELGIRSSSTMMYGHVDHPGQWLGHFRVLAGVQDRTGGFTEFVALPFVHTNAPIYLAGIARPGPTWRENLAVHAMARLLLHGRIDNIQCSWVKLGDAGTVAMLQGGCNDLGGTLMEETISRMAGSGNGSARTEEQLRAIAAAAGRPARKRTTAYGHHPA from the coding sequence ATGGCTGACCGCACCGATCCCGCCCCGACCGAGGCGAGCGTGCAGCGCGCGCTGCGCCGGGCGGCCACCGGCCGCGCGCTGGACGTCGCGGAGGCGACCGCGCTGCTGGCGGCCCGGGGGACTGAGCTCGACGAACTGCTCCGCGTCGCCGGGGAGATCCGCGACGCCGGGCTGCGCGACGCCGGCCGGCCGGGCGTGGTGACGTACTCCAAGAAGGTCTTCATCCCGCTGACCCGGCTCTGCCGGGACCGCTGCCACTACTGCACCTTCGCCACGGTGCCGCACCGGCTGCCGGCCGCCTTCCTGGAGCAGGACGAGGTGCTGGCGATCGCCCGGCAGGGAGCGGCCCTGGGCTGCAAGGAGGCCCTGTTCACCCTCGGTGACCGGCCGGAGGAGCGCTGGCCGGCGGCCCGCGAGTGGTTGGACGAGCGCGGATACGACTCCACCCTGGACTACCTGCGCGCCTGCGCCGTCGCGGTGCTGGAGGAGACCGGCCTGCTGCCCCACCTCAACCCGGGCGTGCTGTCCTGGTCGGAGCTGCAACGGCTCAAGCCGGTCGCGCCGAGCATGGGGATGATGCTGGAGACCACCGCGACCCGGCTCTGGTCCGAGCCGGGCGGTCCGCACTTCGGCTCGCCCGACAAGGAACCCGCGGTGCGGCTGCGGGTGCTCGACGACGCCGGCCGGGTCGGGGTGCCGTTCACCACCGGAATCCTGATCGGCATCGGGGAGACCCCGGCCGAGCGGGTCGACGCGATCTTCGCGATCCGCCGGAGCATGCGGGAGTACGGCCACCTCCAGGAGGTGATCGTGCAGAACTTCCGCGCCAAGCCGGACACGGCGATGCGCGGCATGCCCGACGCCGAGCTGCACGACCTGGCCGCCACGGTGGCGGTGGCCCGGCTGCTGCTCGGCCCCAGGGCCCGGATCCAGGCCCCGCCGAACCTGATCGAGGGCGAGTACGACCTGCTGCTGCGCGCCGGGATCGACGACTGGGGCGGGGTGTCACCGCTGACCCCGGACCACGTCAACCCGGAGCGGCCCTGGCCGCAGCTCGACGAGCTGGCCCGGCACACCGAGAAGTCCGGCTTCACCCTGCGCGAGCGGCTGACGGTGTACCCCGAGTACGTCCGGGCCGGTGACCCCTGGCTCGACCACCGGCTGCTGCCGCACGTCGGCGCGCTGGCCGACCCGGAGACCGGGCTCGCCGTCGAGTCCGCCCGGCCGGTCGGCCGGCCGTGGCAGGAGCCCGACGAGACGTACGGCGGGCGGACCGACCTGCACGTCACCATCGACAGCACCGGGCGTACCGGAGACCGGCGGGGCGACTTCGACAGCGTCTACGGCGACTGGTCGGCGGTCGCCGGCAAGGTGACCGCGGGGGCCGCCGCCGGGGGTGACGCCGACGTACGGGCCGGGCTGCGGCTGGCCGCCGACGACCCGGCGGCGCTGCTGGAGCCCCGGCACGCCGATGCGGCGCTGGCCCTCTTCGGCGCGGACGGCCCGGCGCTGGACGAGCTGTGCCGCCTCGCCGACGACGTCCGGCGCGACGCCGTCGGCGACGACGTCACCTACGTGGTCAACCGCAACATCAACTTCAGCAACGTCTGCTACGTGGGCTGCCGGTTCTGCGCCTTCGCCCAGCGGGAACGGGACGCCGACGCGTTCCGGCTCTCGGTGGAGCAGGTCGCCGACCGGGCCGAGGAGGCCTGGGCGGCCGGGGCCACCGAGGTCTGCCTCCAAGGCGGGATCGACCCGAAGATGCCGGTGACCGGCTATGCCGACCTGGTCCGGGCGATCAAGGCACGGGTGCCGGGGATGCACGTGCACGCCTTCTCCCCGATGGAGATCGTCACCGCCGCCGCCAAGGCCGGCGTGCCGGTGCGGGAGTGGCTGACCCGGCTGCGCGAGGCCGGGCTGGACACCATCCCGGGCACCGCCGCGGAGATCCTCGACGACGACGTGCGCTGGGTGCTCACCAAGGGCAAGCTGCCGGCCGCCGCCTGGGTCGACGTGGTCAGCACCGCCCACGAGCTGGGCATCCGGTCCAGCTCCACCATGATGTACGGCCACGTGGACCACCCCGGGCAGTGGTTGGGGCACTTCCGGGTGCTGGCCGGGGTGCAGGACCGCACCGGCGGGTTCACCGAGTTCGTGGCGCTGCCGTTCGTGCACACCAACGCGCCGATCTACCTCGCCGGCATCGCCCGGCCGGGGCCCACCTGGCGGGAGAACCTGGCGGTGCACGCGATGGCCCGGCTGCTGCTGCACGGCCGGATCGACAACATCCAGTGCTCCTGGGTCAAGCTGGGCGACGCCGGCACGGTGGCGATGCTCCAGGGCGGCTGCAACGACCTGGGCGGCACGCTGATGGAGGAGACGATCTCCCGGATGGCCGGCTCCGGCAACGGTTCGGCGCGTACCGAGGAGCAGTTGCGGGCCATCGCGGCGGCCGCCGGACGACCGGCGCGCAAGCGGACGACCGCGTACGGTCACCACCCCGCGTAG
- the cofD gene encoding 2-phospho-L-lactate transferase has product MRIVVLTGGIGGARFLLGVRAYAREVGAEVTAVVNVGDDLLLHGLKVCPDLDSVMYTLGGGADPERGWGRVGETWTVKAELAAYGAEPTWFGLGDKDIATHLVRTTMLNAGYPLSAVTEALASRWQPGVRLLPATDDRLETHVVVDGEEGQRAIHFQEWWVRYRADIPTHRFVFVGAESAKPAPGVLEAIADADAVLVAPSNPVVSVAPVLAVPGLRDAVAQGPARVVGVSPIIGGAPVRGMADRCLSVLGVECSAAGVGRLYGGRSEGGLLDGWLVAPEDEGTSVPGVAVRSAPLWMTDEAATAQLVRAALELV; this is encoded by the coding sequence ATGCGCATTGTGGTTCTGACCGGCGGGATCGGGGGCGCTCGGTTCCTGCTCGGCGTCCGGGCGTACGCCCGCGAGGTGGGCGCCGAGGTGACCGCCGTGGTCAACGTCGGCGACGACCTGCTCCTGCACGGGCTCAAGGTCTGCCCCGACCTGGACAGCGTCATGTACACCCTGGGCGGCGGGGCCGACCCGGAACGCGGCTGGGGACGGGTCGGTGAGACCTGGACGGTCAAGGCGGAGCTGGCCGCGTACGGCGCGGAGCCGACCTGGTTCGGGCTCGGCGACAAGGACATCGCCACCCACCTGGTGCGGACCACCATGCTCAACGCCGGGTACCCGCTCTCCGCGGTGACCGAGGCGCTGGCCAGCCGCTGGCAGCCCGGCGTACGCCTGCTGCCGGCCACCGACGACCGGCTGGAGACCCACGTGGTGGTCGACGGCGAGGAGGGGCAGCGGGCGATCCACTTCCAGGAGTGGTGGGTGCGCTACCGGGCGGACATCCCCACCCACCGGTTCGTCTTCGTCGGTGCGGAGAGCGCCAAGCCGGCGCCCGGGGTGCTGGAGGCGATCGCCGACGCGGACGCCGTGCTGGTCGCGCCGAGCAACCCGGTGGTCAGCGTCGCCCCGGTGCTCGCCGTGCCGGGGCTGCGCGACGCGGTCGCCCAGGGCCCGGCCCGGGTGGTCGGGGTCTCCCCGATCATCGGCGGCGCCCCGGTGCGCGGCATGGCCGACCGGTGCCTGTCGGTGCTGGGTGTGGAGTGCAGCGCCGCCGGGGTGGGCCGGCTCTACGGCGGGCGGAGCGAGGGCGGCCTGCTCGACGGCTGGCTGGTCGCGCCGGAGGACGAGGGCACCTCGGTGCCGGGGGTGGCGGTCCGGTCCGCGCCGCTGTGGATGACCGACGAGGCGGCGACCGCGCAGCTGGTGCGGGCCGCGTTGGAGCTGGTGTGA